GCCGCCGGCGCCGGCTTCGTCGTCGTCATCTGCGGCGAGATCATGACCATGCCCGGACTGCCCCGGCAGCCCGCGGCCGAGGCGATCGGGCTGAACGGCGCGCGCGAGGTCGTCGGTCTGTTCTGACCGCCCGCCCCTTGCCCGTGCCAGGCGAACCAGCGCGGTCGCCTGCCCGCGCTGCGGGACCGGGCGCATCATCAGGAAAGGAAGACAATGAACGCCAAGATCATCGACGGCAAGGCCTTCGCAGCGACGGTCCGGGACCGGGTTGCCGCGGCCGTGGAACGGCTGAAGGCGGACGCCGGCATCACCCCCGGACTGGCGGTCGTGCTGGTGGGCGAGAACCCGGCCAGCGAGGTCTATGTCCGCTCCAAGGGCAAGGCGACGCTGGAGGCGGGGATGAACTCCTATGAGCACAAGCTGGATGCCGATACCTCGGAACAGGACCTGCTGGCGCTGATCGAGCGGCTGAACAACGACCCCGCGGTGCATGGCATCCTGGTGCAGCTGCCGCTGCCGGCGCATCTGGACCCTGACGTGGTCATCAACGCCATCGACCCGGCGAAGGATGTGGACGGGTTCCATATCTCGAATGTCGGGCTGCTGGGAACCGGGCAGAAATCCATGGTGCCCTGCACGCCGCTGGGCTGCCTGCTGATGCTGCGCGAGCATCACGGCTCGCTCTCGGGCCTGAACGCGGTCATCGTCGGCCGCTCGAACATCGTCGGCAAGCCGATGGCGCAGCTGCTGCTGGGCGACAGCTGCACCGTGACCATCGCGCATAGCCGGAGCCGGGACCTGGCCGAACTCTGCCGCAACGCCGACATCCTGGTCGCGGCGGTCGGCCGGCCGCAGATGATCCCCGGCGACTGGGTGAAGCCCGGCGCCACGGTGATCGACGTCGGCATCAACCGCATCGAGAGCGAGGGCAAGACCCGGCTGGTCGGCGACGTGGATTTCGACAGCGCCGCGGCGATCGCGGGCGCCGTCACCCCGGTCCCGGGCGGCGTCGGGCCGATGACCATCGCTTGCCTGCTGGCCAATACGCTGACCGCCTGCTCGCGGGCGAATGGGCTGGCCGAACCGGAAGGGCTGACCTCCTGACCGGGGGGCGGCGAAGTCGAACCGAAGGAAGAAGGAATCCGCCATGAGCTTTCACGTTACCGACCCCGCCCCCGCCCGCCTGAACCGCAGCGAGCTTGCGGTTCCCGGCAGCCAGCCGAACATGTTTGAAAAGGCTGCGAAATCCGACGCCGACGTGGTGTTTCTCGACCTCGAGGACGCGGTGGCGCCGGATGAAAAACCGCAGGCGCGCAAGAACATCATCAAGGCCCTGAACGAGCTCGACTGGGGCAAGAAGACCATGTCGCTGCGAATCAACGGGCTCGACACGCATTACATGTATCGCGACGTCGTGGACGTGGTCGAACAGGCCGGCGAGCGGCTGGACCTGATCATGATCCCCAAGGTCGGCACCGCCGCCGATGTCTATGCCGTCGACATGCTGGTGACGCAAATCGAGGATGCCAGGGGCTATAAAAAGCGCATCGGCTTCGAGCATATCATCGAGACCGCGCTCGGCATGCAGAACATCAACGAGATCGCCGCCGCCTCGAAGCGCAACGAGAGCCTGCATTTCGGCGTCGCCGATTACGCCGCCTCGACCCGAGCCCGCACCACCGTCATCGGCGGCGTGAACGAGCATTACTCGGTGCTGACCGACCCGCTGGCCGACGGCGCGCGCCAGATCCATTGGGGCGATATGTGGCATTACGCGCTGTCGCGCATGGTGGTCGCGGCGCGCGCCAACGGGCTGCGGCCGGTGGACGGGCCCTTCGGCGATTTCTCGGACCCCGACGGCTACAAGGCCGCCGCCTATCGCGCCGCGGTGCTGGGCTGCGAGGGCAAATGGGCCATCCACCCCAGCCAGATCGCGCTGGCCAACGAGGTGATGAGCCCCTCGGCCGCCGAGGTGGACCGGGCACAGCGCATCCTCGACGCCATGGCCCAGGCCGAGGCCGAGGGCAAGGGCGCGGTCTCGCTGGATGGGCGGCTGATCGACTATGCCTCGATCCGCCAGGCCGAGGTGCTGGTCGCCAAGGCCAGGCAGATCGCAGCGTGAGCGTCGGCCTGACCGAGATGCGGACGATGGCGCAGCGGCTTTTCGCCGCTGCGGTCAGCGCCGCCGACCCGGCGCTGGCGGTGCGCCGCGCCGCGGCAGCATCCGGGTGGGGTGATGCCGGCTGACCTGCGGCCGAGGAAAGGGACCGGCGCATCGGCCCTATGACGCGCTCGGCCCTGGAGGTCTGGGAGGCCAAGCAGGTCTTCGTGTCGAAACAGGGCACCGGCCATTCGGGCATCGTGAACCCGCTTCCACAAGGGCAACACCCGCATGTTCTATGGCGACGCCAAGAAGGCAGAGCCACAAGGCAAACAGGGCCGGGCCATCGCGGCCCGCCCCGATTGCGCATCGCGAGTCTTGCTCGTTTCGGGGGCCGTCTTGCTGTATCACGAAAGGCAGGCGTCCGCAGGGACCGGACGGAACGGGAGGTTGCATTGGAAGCCCAGGCGACGGCGCCCGCCGCCGACAGATCCGACCCGTTGATGCGCCAGGCAAGCGTGCTGGTCGTCGACGACGAACCGGGGATGCGCAATTTCCTGGTCAAGACGCTGCAACCCCATTGCCGCGCGGTGCTGGAGGCGGCGGATGTCGGGATCGCCAGCGCCATGCTGCAACAGCAGCGCTTCGACATCGTGCTGCTGGACAACCGCATGCCCGGCCCGCGCGGCATCGACTGGCTGGTGCAGCAGCGCAATCAGGGCTGGCGGTTCGAGGCCATCATGATCACCGCCTTTCCCGACCTGGATACCGCCGTCGAGGCGATGCGGGCGGGGGCGGCGGATTTCCTGTTCAAGCCGTGCCGCGCCAACCAGGTGCTGAACGCGGTGCGGCGCAGCATGGAACTGGCCGCGCTGCGGCGCGAGAACCTGCTGCTGCGCCACGAACTCGACCGGGCGCGGCTGAGCCAGCGCAGCCAGCTCCTGGGCAACTCGCCCGCCATCGAGGCGGTGCGCGACAGGCTGCGCCGCGTGGCCGGGCTGCCGACGCCGGTGCTGATCTCGGGCGGCTCGGGCACCGGCAAGGAGGAGGCGGCGCGCTTCCTGCATGCGCTCTCGGGCCGCGCCGACCGGCCCTTCGTCGCGATCAATTGCGCCACCATCCCCGCCGACATGCTGGAAGCGGAGCTGTTCGGCCATGCGCCGCATGGCGCGGACCAGGGACGGACGGGCCTGTTCGTCTCGGCCGAGGGCGGCACCGTCTTCTTCGACGAGATCGCCGAACTGCCCAGGCCGGCGCAGGCGGCGCTGCTGCGGGTGCTCGACAGGCAGACCATCCGCCCGGTCGGCTCGGAGCGCGAGAGGGCGCTGGACCTGCGCTTCGTCTTTGCCACCGGAAAGACGCTCGCGGCCGAGGTCGAGGCCGGCCGGTTCCGCGAGGACCTGTTCTTTCGGGTCAACGTCCTGCAGATCGAGATGCCGCCGCTGAAGCTGCGCGGCACGGACACCATCGACCTGGCCGCCTTCTTCATGGCCGGGCTGGCCGCGGAACTGGGGCTGGAGCCCCTGCCGATCGATTCCCAGGTGCGCGCGGCGCTGCTGCGCCACCCCTGGCCCGGCAATATCCGCGAGCTTCGCAACTTCGTCGAGCGGTCGCTGATCTTCGGCCGCTTTCCGCTGGAGACGCTGGGGCCGGCCACGCCGCAGGACATCGAGCCGCTGGATGCGGTGCAGCGCCGGCACATCCTGCAGGCGCTGGAACTGGCCGGCGGCAACCGCTCGCGCGCCGCGGACTGGCTGGGCGTGTCCCGCAAGACCATCGAGCGGAAATGCGCGCGCTGGGGGCTGTAAGCGGCGCGCGCGGCGCGATCACGCCGCGGGCAGCCAGATGCGGAAGCGGCTGCCGGTCGCGTCGCTCTCGACCGTGATGCTGCCGCCCTGGCGCTCGATCAGCCGGCGGCAGATCGACAGGCCCAGCCCGGTGCCGCCCTTGCGGCCGCGGCTGGTGACGAAGGGCTCGAAGATCTGCCCCAGGATCTCGGGCGGGATGCCGGTGCCGGTGTCGGAAAGCTCCAGCGAGACGCCCTGCGCCCCGTCGAGCGTCGCGTCGCGGCTGGCGATGCGGATCTCGCCGCCCTCGGGCATGGCGTGGATGGCGTTGGCGATCAGGTTCACCAGCACCTGCTGCAACGCCACCCGGCCGATCCGCACCATCCGCGTCGAGCGCAGGTCGTGGCGCAGGGCGACGGTGCCGCGCGCCAGCATGTGCCGGACCAGCGGTTCGCAATCCGCGACCGCCTGCACCGGATCGGTTGCGGGGTCGCCCTCGCCCGGCTCGTCCGTCCGGGCGAAGTCCAGGAGCCGCGTCACGATCTGCGAGATGCGGTGGATCTGTTCGTCGATCAGCCGCAGCTCGGTCTCGGCCGGTCGGGCCGCCGGGCCGAGGATCTCGCGCAGCACGTCCAGATTGCCCTGGATCACCGCCAGCGGGTTGTTGATCTCATGCGCGATCCCGGCCGAGATCTCGCCCAGGGCGGCCAGCTTTTCGGATTGCACCAGCTGATGCGTCGCCACCTGCAGTTCATGCACGGCCCGGCGCAGGGCGACGGTGCGTTCCTCGACCCGCTGGTTCAGCGCGTCGTTCCAGGCACGCAGCTGCCGGTCGCGGTCCTGCAACTGCGCCAGCAAGGTATCCAGCAGCATGGCAAGCCCGGTGATCTCGTCCGCGCCGCGGGTGACGCCGGTCCGGGCGGAAAGGTCGCCCCTGCCCAGCCGGGCAAAGGTCTCGGCGATCTTCTCGAGCGGGCGGAAGATGCTGCCCGCCCATCCCAGGAACACCGGCACCGTGACCAGCGCCACCAGCAGGAAGGCGGCCAGGACCAGCAGCACCGTGCGGCGCTTGGCCTCGGCGAAGGGGCGCTCGAGGATGCCGACATAGATCATGCCGATGCGCTGGCGCGCGCTGTCCTCGACCGGGGCATAGGCCGAGATATAGCGGTCCTGCAGCACCTGCGCCCGGGCCAGCCAGACCTGGCCTTGGCCGAGCACCCGGTCGCGCACGATGGCCGAGGCGCGGGTCCCCAGTGCCCGCGCCCCGCCCGCCACCGTGACATTGGTCGAAATGCGCATGTCGCCCAGGAACAGCGAGACCGTGGCATGGGCGCCCGGCGGCAGGGTGTCGGGGCGATAGATCAGCTCGTTGATACGGTCGATGACGGACAGGTTGCGGTTCAGCAGGATGCCGCCGACCATGATCGCCGGCGCGCCGGTATCCGGCCGGTTGGCCGCGACGACCGACTGGACGACCATGCCGCGGGTCTCGGTCTGCTGCGGCTTCTGGCCGGTGGCATCGACCATGACGATCTCGGCCCGCGCGGCAAGCCCGGGCGAGATGGCGCGAAGTTCGGCCTGGTCCAGGATCTCGATCAGGTTGCGCGCGCCCCGCACCGGGGCCGCGCCCGGCACATGCAGCGGGCGCGCCCCCCGCGGGCTGGCGGCGACCATGCCACCGGCCGGGCTGGCGAGGTAGAGATAGTCGAGCCCCAGCCGCACCCGGTAGAGGTCCAGCAAGCCGGCCAGGTCGGCGCTATGGGCGAATTCCTCGGAACGCGCCAGCATCTCGATCCGCTCGCCGGCGGTTTCCAGGATGTTCTGCAGATATTGCTGGGCGATGGTCAGGTCGCTGTTGACCTTGGCGGTCAGCAGCCGGTCGAACTTGAGCGACCATTGATACATGGTGATGCCCAGGAACACCGGCAGGATCACCAGCACCGGCAAGAGCGCGATGGCAAGCAGGCGGTAGCGCACCGAATGACGCCAGCGGCGGGTCGCCTCAGCCATTCCAGTCCGCCAGGCGCCGGTCGATGGTCTTGCGCGAGATGCCCAGCCGCGACGCCGCCGCCTCGCGGTCGCCGTCCAGCGCCGCCAGCGTGCCCATGATCGCCCGCCGTTCGATCTCGGCCAGGGTCTGGCTGTCGCGGCGGCCCAGCTGGGCGGCCAGCGGCGGGAAGCGGCCCAGGATCAGCGCGCGCTCGACGGCATTGCGCAGCTCGCGCACATTGCCGGGCCAGTCATAGGTGGCCAGGTTCGCCCGCACCTCGGCGGTGATCGGCACGGGCCGCATGCCGAGCTGGCGCGACAGGATGTCCATGAACAGATGCACCAGGTCGAACAGGTCCGGCCCGCGCTCGACCAGCGTCGGCATGGCGATATGCAGCACGTTGATGCGATAGAGCAGGTCGGCCCGCAGCCGCCCCTCGGCCACCGCCTTGTCGAGATCGGCATTGGCGGCAAAGATCAGCCGCACGTCCACCGGGGTCTCGCGCTCGGACCCCAGCGGCCGGATGCGGCGATCCTCGATGACGCGCAAGAGCTTCGCCTGCAGCCCGACGGAAAGCTCGGCGATCTCGTCCAGGAACAGCGTGCCGCCGCGCGCGGACATGAACAGCCCCTCGCGGTTCTGCTGGGCGCCGGGGAAGGCGCCGCGGATATGGCCGAAAAGCTCGGTCTCCAGCATGTCCTGCGGGATGGCGGCGCAATTGACCGGCACGAAGGCATGGTCGGCGCGATCCGACAGCGCATGGATCATCCGCGCCGCCACCTCCTTGCCGGTGCCCGAGGCGCCGGTGATCAGAACCGAAGAGGGCGTGGCGGCGACGCGGGCGATCACCTGCCGCACCGCCTCGATGGCCGGAGAGCCGCCGACCAGCTCGCTGCGCAGCCGGTCCTGGTCGAGGCTGTTACGCAGCTCCTGGCGCAGCACCAGGTTTTCCCGCCGCAGCCTCTCGCCCTCGAGACAGCGGGTGATGCCGTTCAGCAGCTGGTTGGTGCGAAAGGGTTTCAGCAGGAAATCCGACGCCCCGGCCTGCAGGGCCTGGATGGCGGTTTCCATGTCGGCATAGGCGGTCATCAGGATGGCGGGCGGAAAGAAACCCAGCCGCCGCTGCTCGGAAAGCCAGTCGACGCCGCGCTGGCCCTCCATCAGGTTGTCCAGGATGACCAGGTCGAAGTCGGTCTCGGCGATCAGGGCGCTGGCCTCGGCGGTATTGGCGGCCAGGCGTATGGCGCGGCATTTCGGGGCCAGGATCCGCTCGAGGAAATTCCGCATGCCCGGCTCGTCCTCGACGACCAGGATCGCGGCCTGGGCGGTCGCCTCGCCGAATGCGCCTTGCGTTCCAGGCCTTGGGTCGGTTTCCGCCTGCATCACACCCCTTCCCCCCGAGAAGACACAGTCGCATTCCCCCGCCCGGCTTGGCAAGCGCCCGGCTCTTGCCGGATGGACCCGGGCGGGGCGCAGGTCAACGGACAAGCGGTCCGGGTGCCGCGGACAGCCTGTCCGTCGATGCGTCCCGGCGCCAGGCGCGGGACAGATTGTCCAGGCAAGGCGGACATATTGTCAATTGATATCAACAGGCTGATCTGGCTTCATCCCTTTTCACGCGCATCCGCGACCGCGAGCCGCACGCCGGAAGAGGAGCCGGCGGCAACGCGCGCGCCCCAGGTCGCATGCCCAGGGAGGAAAACAACACATGACGGATCTTCAGGAAAGCTGGACAGAGATCGGCGCTTCCGCCGGCCTGCTGTCCCGAGACCGCACGATCGCGAAGCCCGGCTTCAACCGCTGGCTGGTGCCGCCCGCCGCGCTGGCGATCCACCTGTGCATCGGCATGGCCTATGGCTTCTCGGTGTTCTGGCTGCCGCTGTCGCGCGCCATCGGCGTCAGCGACCCGGTGAGTTGCGAGGGCATGAGCCTGGTCTCGGCGCTGTTCACCACCAGCTGCGACTGGCGCATCGCCGACCTGGGCTGGATCTATACGCTGTTCTTCGTGCTGCTGGGATCCTCGGCCGCGATCTGGGGCGGCTGGCTGGAAACCGCGGGGCCGCGCAAGGCCGGCGTGGTCGCGGCCTGCTGCTGGTGCGGCGGCATGGTCATCTCGGGCATCGGGGTGATGACGCACCAGCTTTGGCTGATGTGGCTCGGCTCGGGCGTCATCGGCGGCATCGGGCTGGGCCTGGGCTATATCTCGCCGGTCTCGACGCTGATTAAGTGGTTCCCCGACCGGCGCGGGCTGGCGACCGGCATGGCGATCATGGGCTTCGGCGGCGGCGCGATGATCGGCGCACCCCTGGCCGACCGGCTGATGAACCATTTCCAGTCGGCCCATGAGGTCGGCGTCTGGCAGACCTTCTTTGCCATGGCGGCGATCTATCTGGTCTTCATGCTGGCCGGCGCCTTCGCCTATCGCGTGCCGCCGGCCGGCTGGAAGCCCGAGGGCTGGCAGCCCAAGGTCTCGGCCAGGAAGGCCGCGATGATCACCCAGCACCACGTCCACCTGCGCGACGCCCACAAGACCCGGCAGTTCTGGCTGATCTGGCTGGTGCTGTGCCTGAACGTCTCGGCCGGGATCGGGGTCATCGGCATGGCCTCGCCCATGCTGCAGGAGATCTTCGCCGGCCATCTGATCGGCCGGCCCGACCTGGACTTTACCCAGCTCGACACCGGGCAGAAGGCCGCCATCGCCGCCATCGCCGCCGGTTTCGCGGGGCTTCTGTCGCTGTTCAACATCGGCGGGCGGCTGGGCTGGGCCTCGGCCTCGGACCGGTTCGGGCGCAAGAACACCTATTTCATCTTCTTCATCCTGGGCATCGCGCTTTACACCCTGGCGCCCAGCGTGGCGCATTCCGGCAACCAGGTGCTGTTCGTGGCGATGATCTGCGTCATCATCTCGATGTATGGCGGCGGCTTCTCGACGGTGCCGGCCTATCTGGCGGATGTGTTCGGCACGCAGTTCGTCGGCGCCATCCACGGCCGGCTGCTGACCGCCTGGGCCACGGCGGGCATCGTCGGGCCGGTGGTGGTGAACTATCTGCGCGAGGCGCAGATCGCCGCCGGCGTGCCGCGGGCGCAGGTCTATGACTATACGATGTATATCCTTGCCGGTTTCCTGGCGCTGGGGCTGATCTGCAACCTGCTGGTGCGGCCGCTGGACGAGAAATGGTTCATGAAGCCCGAGGAACTGGCGGCCCTGCAGGCGCGCGAGCACAAGACCGCCGAAGTCCGGAGCGGCTCCTTCGGCATCGACCGCGGCCGTTTCGACCTGCCGGCGCTGCTGGCCTGGGCGGCGGTCGGCATCCCGCTGGCCTGGGGCGTGTGGATGACGGCGCAGAAGACCGCGGCGCTGTTTCACTGACGGCGGGCCGTGCCGGCCGGCGGTGGCGAAGCCCTGCCTGGGCGCATGGTTGGCGCACCGGATCCATGGTCGCTGCCCGGCTGGCCCTTTTCCCGCCCGCCGGTTTGGGCTTTCCTTCCCCTCAAGCCAGCAGGAGATTCGTTGATGCCGCCCATCGCCAGCCAGCCCGCGGACGCCTCCTTGACGGCGAATGCGATTTTCCTGACGCTGTCGCTGGACCAGGACGAGGCGGCGCTGCAGGCCTTCCGCGACCTTTGCGCCGATCTGGCGGGGCTCGTGCGCGCGGTGGGCTTTCGCAACCCCGCCGCCGGGCTCAACTGCGTGATGGGCATCGGCCATGCGCTGTGGCAGCGCCTGGAGATGGGCGCGACGCCGCAGGGCCTGCACCCGTTCCGCGCCCTCTCGGGCGTGCATCACGCGCCGGCGACGCCGGGCGACATCCTGCTGCACATCCGCGCCGCGCGGCCGGATTTCTGCTTCGAACTCGCGCGCCAGCTCATGCTGCGCCTTGGCCCCGTCACGACGCTCGAGGACGAGACTCAGGGCTTCAAGTTCTTCGACAACCGCGACCTCTTGGGCTTCGTCGACGGCACCGAGAACCCCGAGGGCGCCCAGCGGACCGAGGCCGTGCTGGTCGGCGACGAAGACCCCGCCTTCACCGGCTCGAGCTATGTCGTCGTGCAGAAATACCTGCACGACCTCGCGAAATGGGAGGCGATGGGCGTGGCCGCGCAGGAACGCATCATCGGCCGCCACAAGCTTTCGGATATCGAGTTCCCCGATGCCGAAAAGGCCAGCTCGGCCCATAACGTGCTGACCAACATCAACGATGCGCAGGGCAATCAGTTGCAGATCCTGCGCGACAACATGCCCTTCGGCAGCCCCGGCCGGGCCGAGGCCGGCACCTATTTCATCGGCTACGCCCGCGAGCCGGGCCGCATCGAGACCATGCTGGAGAATATGTTCATCGGCCTGCCGCCGGGGAATTACGACCGCATCCTCGATGTCTCGACGGCGGTGACGGGCGGGCTGTTCTTCGTGCCGACCGTCGATGTGCTGGAACGTATCGGCGCCGGAGAGCCCGTGGCGCAGGCCGCTGCGCCGGCCCCGGCAGCCGCGGCACCGCCCGACGGCTCGCTGGGCCTGGGATCCTTGAAACGCGAGACTGGACAGGGGAACTGACATGGACAATCTCTATCGCGAACTGGCCCCGATCAGCAGCGCCGTCTGGGCGCAGATCGAGGAGGAGGCCGCGCGCACGCTGAAACGCTACCTGGGCGCGCGCCGCGTCGTCGACCTGCACGGGCCCGAGGGCTTTGCGCTCTCCGCCGTGGGCACCGGCCACCTGAAGCCCGCGCCGGCCCTGGCCGAGGGCGTCGCCTGCCATCAGCGCGAGGTGAACCCGCTGGTCGAGCTGCGCGTGCCCTTCAGCCTGACCCGCGCCGCCGTGGACGACGTGGCGCGCGGCGCCAATGACAGCGACTGGCAGCCGCTGAAGGATGCCGCGCGCCAGCTCGCCCTGGCCGAGGACCGGCTGGTGTTCCATGGCTATCCCGAGGCCGGCATCAAGGGCATCCTGCCCGAGACCAGCAATCCGGCCGTGCCCCTGCCCGAGGATGTCGCCGACTATCCCGAGGCGGTGGCGCGCGCGGTCAGCGCCCTGCGGCTGGCCGGGGTGAACGGGCCCTATGCGCTGGTCCTGGGCACCGCCGGCTTCACGGCGGCGAGCGGCGGGGCCGAGGACGGCTATCCGGTGCTCAAGCACCTGGAAAAGCTGGTCGACGCGCCAGTGGCCTGGAGCCAGGCCTTGCAGGGCGGCGCGGTGGTGACGACGCGCGGCGGCGATTTCGACCTCTGGCTGGGCCAGGACATCGCCATCGGTTACCTCGCGCATGACGCGCAGACGGTGACGCTGTATCTGCAGGAAAGCCTGACCTTCCAGATGCAGACCGGCGAGGCAGTCGTGGTGCTGGAGGCCTGAGACGGCGATGATCCGGCGCTCGCAGCCCAGCCTGCGCGACATCCTGTTCACGGTGCATGGCTCGATCATTCCCTCGATCCTGGGCCGGCTGACGGCGATCGGGGCGGTGTCGCTGGTGGCGGTGCTGGCAGCCGGGCTGCACCCGGGCATCTTCGCCACGATCAGCGCCTTTCCCTTCACCCTGATCGGCATCGCCCTGTCGGTGTTCATGAGCTTTCGCAACGGCACCTGCTACGCCCGTTGGTGGGAGGGGCGGCAGCTCTGGGGCCAGGTGCTGACCGGCTGCCGCGGCCTGGCGCGGGCCAGCGCCGGCCTGCCGCCCGAGCTGCGGGAGCCGCTCTTGCGCGGGCTTTGCGGCTTTGCCGCCGGGCTGGCGGCGCGGCTGCGCGGCCGGGACGAGCGGGCCGCCATCGCGCGCTGGCAGCCGGAGCTGTCGCTGGCCGGCCGGGTCAACCCGACCGATGCGGTGCTGCGCGAGGCCGGGGCGCGGCTGGCGGCGGCGCTGGGGCCGGGCGGGCTGGACCCGATCCGCTGGTCGGTGCTCGAGGGCCATCTCCAGGCGCTGTCGGTGGCCCAGGCCGGCTGCGAGCGCATCGCCACGACGCCGGTGCCCTTTGCCTATTCGCTGCTGCTGCACCGCACGGCGCTGGTGTTCTGCCTGCTTCTGCCCTTCGCGCTGGCGGGGTCGCTGGGCATCTGGACGCTGCTGCCGGTGCTGCTGGTGGCCTATACCTTCTTCGGCCTCGACGCGCTTGGCCACCAGCTCGAGGATCCGTTTGGCCCGACCCCCTATGCCCTGCCGCTCGACACGCTCGCCCGGACCGTCGAGCGCGAGATGATGGAGGCGATGGGCACCAGCCCCCTGCCCCAGCCGCCGGCGCCGAAGCGCCAGCCGATGTAAGCCCGGAGACGGCTATTTCACCCGCGTCCAATGCTGGGTCTTGCAGAACACCGCGATGCAGCCCGACACGTCCAAGGCCTTGCCCTGAAGCTGCATCTTCGACTTGTAGGTCTTGTCGGCGCCCGGATCCCAGATCGTGCCGCCCGAGAACTTGCCGCCGCCGTCGTCGTTCATGCCGGCGACGATGTTCTTGCCGGTATGGGGCGAGGCGATTTCCTTGCCGGACTTGTCGAAACTTTTCACCAGCTTGCCGCAATATTTGCCGCCGCAGTCATAGAACTGCACCATGCCGATATTGCCCTGGTCATTGGCCTGGGTCTGGAAGATGCCGTCGATGCCCTCGGCCTGGGCCGCGCCTGCGGCCAGGGCCAGCGCGGCGGCGATAGCCAGTGTTCTCATGATGATTCCCCCTCCCCGGGGCATGGTTGCCGGGGGCCAGCATGACCGGCGGTCCCCGGCCCGATCAAGAATGACGTGAGGTCGGCGATGATCTTCCGCCGAATCCGGCCGGGCCCTTCCGGTTTGCCGCGTCCTGTGGCAAAGGAGCCGCGACCCATCAGGAGAGATGCGATGATCCTCTATCCCGCCATCGACCTCAAGGACGGCAATTGCGTGCGCCTGCTGCGCGGCGACATGGAGGCGGCCACGGTCTTCGGCACCGATCCGGCGGCACAGGCCCGGGCCTTCCAGGATGCCGGCGCGGAATGGCTGCATCTGGTGGACCTGAACGGCGCCTTCGCCGGCAAGCCGGTGAACGCGGCGGCGGTCGAGGCGATCCTTTCGGCCATCTCGGTCCCGGCGCAGCTGGGCGGCGGCATCCGCGACATGGCGACCATCGAGGCCTGGATCGAGCGCGGGCTGTCGCGCGTCATCCTGGGCACGGTCGCGGTCGAGAACCCGGCCCTGGTGCGCGAGGCCGCCATGGCCTTCCC
This window of the Paracoccus sp. N5 genome carries:
- the folD gene encoding bifunctional methylenetetrahydrofolate dehydrogenase/methenyltetrahydrofolate cyclohydrolase FolD yields the protein MNAKIIDGKAFAATVRDRVAAAVERLKADAGITPGLAVVLVGENPASEVYVRSKGKATLEAGMNSYEHKLDADTSEQDLLALIERLNNDPAVHGILVQLPLPAHLDPDVVINAIDPAKDVDGFHISNVGLLGTGQKSMVPCTPLGCLLMLREHHGSLSGLNAVIVGRSNIVGKPMAQLLLGDSCTVTIAHSRSRDLAELCRNADILVAAVGRPQMIPGDWVKPGATVIDVGINRIESEGKTRLVGDVDFDSAAAIAGAVTPVPGGVGPMTIACLLANTLTACSRANGLAEPEGLTS
- a CDS encoding ATP-binding protein; the encoded protein is MAEATRRWRHSVRYRLLAIALLPVLVILPVFLGITMYQWSLKFDRLLTAKVNSDLTIAQQYLQNILETAGERIEMLARSEEFAHSADLAGLLDLYRVRLGLDYLYLASPAGGMVAASPRGARPLHVPGAAPVRGARNLIEILDQAELRAISPGLAARAEIVMVDATGQKPQQTETRGMVVQSVVAANRPDTGAPAIMVGGILLNRNLSVIDRINELIYRPDTLPPGAHATVSLFLGDMRISTNVTVAGGARALGTRASAIVRDRVLGQGQVWLARAQVLQDRYISAYAPVEDSARQRIGMIYVGILERPFAEAKRRTVLLVLAAFLLVALVTVPVFLGWAGSIFRPLEKIAETFARLGRGDLSARTGVTRGADEITGLAMLLDTLLAQLQDRDRQLRAWNDALNQRVEERTVALRRAVHELQVATHQLVQSEKLAALGEISAGIAHEINNPLAVIQGNLDVLREILGPAARPAETELRLIDEQIHRISQIVTRLLDFARTDEPGEGDPATDPVQAVADCEPLVRHMLARGTVALRHDLRSTRMVRIGRVALQQVLVNLIANAIHAMPEGGEIRIASRDATLDGAQGVSLELSDTGTGIPPEILGQIFEPFVTSRGRKGGTGLGLSICRRLIERQGGSITVESDATGSRFRIWLPAA
- a CDS encoding sigma-54 dependent transcriptional regulator, with the translated sequence MQAETDPRPGTQGAFGEATAQAAILVVEDEPGMRNFLERILAPKCRAIRLAANTAEASALIAETDFDLVILDNLMEGQRGVDWLSEQRRLGFFPPAILMTAYADMETAIQALQAGASDFLLKPFRTNQLLNGITRCLEGERLRRENLVLRQELRNSLDQDRLRSELVGGSPAIEAVRQVIARVAATPSSVLITGASGTGKEVAARMIHALSDRADHAFVPVNCAAIPQDMLETELFGHIRGAFPGAQQNREGLFMSARGGTLFLDEIAELSVGLQAKLLRVIEDRRIRPLGSERETPVDVRLIFAANADLDKAVAEGRLRADLLYRINVLHIAMPTLVERGPDLFDLVHLFMDILSRQLGMRPVPITAEVRANLATYDWPGNVRELRNAVERALILGRFPPLAAQLGRRDSQTLAEIERRAIMGTLAALDGDREAAASRLGISRKTIDRRLADWNG
- a CDS encoding CoA ester lyase, translating into MSFHVTDPAPARLNRSELAVPGSQPNMFEKAAKSDADVVFLDLEDAVAPDEKPQARKNIIKALNELDWGKKTMSLRINGLDTHYMYRDVVDVVEQAGERLDLIMIPKVGTAADVYAVDMLVTQIEDARGYKKRIGFEHIIETALGMQNINEIAAASKRNESLHFGVADYAASTRARTTVIGGVNEHYSVLTDPLADGARQIHWGDMWHYALSRMVVAARANGLRPVDGPFGDFSDPDGYKAAAYRAAVLGCEGKWAIHPSQIALANEVMSPSAAEVDRAQRILDAMAQAEAEGKGAVSLDGRLIDYASIRQAEVLVAKARQIAA
- a CDS encoding sigma-54 dependent transcriptional regulator gives rise to the protein MRQASVLVVDDEPGMRNFLVKTLQPHCRAVLEAADVGIASAMLQQQRFDIVLLDNRMPGPRGIDWLVQQRNQGWRFEAIMITAFPDLDTAVEAMRAGAADFLFKPCRANQVLNAVRRSMELAALRRENLLLRHELDRARLSQRSQLLGNSPAIEAVRDRLRRVAGLPTPVLISGGSGTGKEEAARFLHALSGRADRPFVAINCATIPADMLEAELFGHAPHGADQGRTGLFVSAEGGTVFFDEIAELPRPAQAALLRVLDRQTIRPVGSERERALDLRFVFATGKTLAAEVEAGRFREDLFFRVNVLQIEMPPLKLRGTDTIDLAAFFMAGLAAELGLEPLPIDSQVRAALLRHPWPGNIRELRNFVERSLIFGRFPLETLGPATPQDIEPLDAVQRRHILQALELAGGNRSRAADWLGVSRKTIERKCARWGL